From Salvelinus namaycush isolate Seneca unplaced genomic scaffold, SaNama_1.0 Scaffold169, whole genome shotgun sequence, a single genomic window includes:
- the LOC120037301 gene encoding zinc finger protein 135-like has product MTLHTAEKPYRCSLCGKSFTVLGSLKIHEINHRREKPYHCSHCENSFTELGSMKIHERIHTGEKPYYCSQCGKRFTQLGSLKEHKILHTREKPYPCSLCVNRFSSPRCLKRHERTHTGDKPFQCSQCGKRFSLLASLKRHERTHTGNKTHHCSQCGKSFNLKEYLKVHERIHTGEKREKQFHCSQCGKSFSLLASLKRHERTHTGEKPHHCSQCGTSFKLKGQLKQHERIHTGEKPYHCSQCEKSFAWLGDLRRHERIHTGEKPHHCSQCGKSFTQLRHMKRHEIIHTGDKNVGGTVGHRTGIN; this is encoded by the coding sequence ATGACTTTGCACACAGCGGAGAAGCCTTATCGCTGCTCCCTTTGCGGGAAGAGTTTTACCGTGTTAGGGAGCTTGAAAATACACGAGATAAATCACAgaagggagaagccttaccactgctcccactgtgaaaaCAGTTTTACCGAGTTAGGGAGCATGAAaatacatgagagaatacacacaggagagaagccttactactgctcccagtgtggaaagagatttacccagttaggaagcctgaaagagcATAAGATACTGCACACAAGGGAGAAGCCTTACCCCTGCTCCCTTTGTGTAAATAGATTTTCCTCACCAAGGtgcctgaaaagacatgagaggacacacacaggcgataaacctttccaatgctcccagtgtggaaagaggttTTCCTTGTTAGCAAGCCTAAAaagacatgagaggacacacacaggaaataagactcatcactgctcccagtgtggaaagagttttaaccttAAAGAATACCTGAAagtgcatgagagaatacacacaggggagaagcgaGAGAAGCAAttccattgctcccagtgtggaaagagtttttcctTGTTAGCgagcctgaaaagacatgagaggactcacacaggagagaagcctcatcactgctcccagtgtggaacgaGTTTTAAGCTGAAAGGACAACTGAaacagcatgagagaatacacacaggggagaagccctaccactgctcccaatgtgaAAAGAGTTTTGCCTGGTTAGGGGACCTGAGAAGACACGAGAGGATACATACTGGAGAGAAGCctcatcactgctcccagtgtggaaagagttttacccagttaagacacatgaaaagacatgagataatacacacaggagataagaaTGTAGGTGGAACTGTGGGACATAGGACAGGTATAAACTGA